A portion of the Blastopirellula sediminis genome contains these proteins:
- a CDS encoding DUF1501 domain-containing protein codes for MLNRRQLLKCCSAGFGYLAFAGLAQSERARAQEAANAKPDNPLAPKAAHFPASAKRVIFLCMSGGPSHVDSFDYKPQLAKDHGRRGRYGGSLMKSPWEFRQRGDSGLWISDLFPKVAEHADEMTLIRSMHCDQPLHPGAMTQMHTGTVQFIRPSLGAWTLYGLGTENSSLPGFVSLSAPAGAAQNMGSAFLPAVYGGTKVGRGGGVGQFMPASNQESVDDIKNGRLSSRQQRKQLDLIQFLNREKLEREQYQPAVEGMIESYELAFRMQDTMPKVMDLSDESKATLAMYGADGGPTDAFGKQCLLARRFAEAGVRFIEVTHGGWDQHRNLTEDHKARAVACDQPIAGLLADLKQRNLLDDTLVIWGGEFGRTPAAQGSDGRDHNNKGYTTWMAGGGVKGGFSYGATDEYGYEAVEDKCHIHDWHATILHLMGLDHEKLTYRYAGRDFRLTDVYGNVIKEIVA; via the coding sequence CTCAATCGACGTCAACTCTTGAAATGCTGCTCGGCCGGTTTCGGTTACCTGGCTTTCGCAGGATTGGCTCAATCCGAGCGAGCCCGTGCACAAGAAGCGGCGAACGCGAAACCGGATAATCCGCTGGCGCCCAAGGCCGCACATTTTCCTGCCAGCGCGAAACGGGTCATTTTCCTCTGCATGAGCGGCGGACCTTCGCATGTCGACTCCTTCGACTACAAGCCGCAGCTTGCGAAAGATCACGGCCGACGGGGACGCTACGGCGGTTCGCTGATGAAATCTCCCTGGGAATTTCGCCAGCGGGGCGACAGCGGGCTTTGGATTTCCGATCTGTTTCCCAAGGTGGCGGAACATGCCGACGAAATGACGCTGATTCGCTCGATGCACTGCGATCAGCCGCTTCACCCCGGCGCCATGACGCAAATGCATACTGGCACCGTGCAGTTCATTCGCCCGTCGCTTGGCGCCTGGACGCTCTATGGGCTCGGCACCGAGAACAGCAGCCTTCCCGGCTTCGTTTCGCTGAGCGCACCCGCCGGCGCCGCCCAAAACATGGGAAGCGCCTTCTTGCCGGCCGTTTACGGTGGGACCAAGGTCGGTCGCGGCGGCGGAGTCGGACAGTTCATGCCTGCGTCGAACCAAGAGAGCGTCGACGACATTAAAAACGGACGGCTTTCCAGCCGCCAACAACGGAAGCAGCTCGATCTAATCCAGTTTCTCAATCGCGAGAAGCTCGAGCGCGAACAGTATCAGCCCGCGGTGGAAGGGATGATCGAGTCGTATGAGTTGGCGTTCCGCATGCAAGACACGATGCCGAAGGTGATGGACCTTTCGGACGAGTCGAAGGCGACGCTGGCGATGTACGGCGCCGACGGCGGACCGACCGACGCCTTCGGCAAGCAATGTCTCCTCGCGCGAAGATTTGCGGAAGCAGGCGTTCGCTTCATCGAAGTTACCCATGGAGGTTGGGACCAGCATCGCAATCTGACCGAAGATCACAAGGCGCGGGCCGTCGCTTGCGATCAGCCGATCGCTGGGCTACTGGCTGACCTGAAACAGCGAAACCTGCTCGACGACACGCTTGTCATTTGGGGGGGCGAATTTGGCCGGACTCCGGCGGCGCAAGGCTCCGACGGTCGCGACCACAACAACAAAGGGTATACGACCTGGATGGCCGGCGGCGGCGTCAAAGGGGGTTTCAGCTATGGCGCCACTGACGAATACGGCTACGAAGCGGTCGAAGACAAATGCCATATCCACGACTGGCACGCCACGATCCTGCACTTGATGGGACTCGATCACGAGAAACTGACCTATCGCTATGCGGGCCGCGATTTCCGGCTGACCGACGTCTATGGCAACGTCATTAAGGAGATCGTCGCGTAA